A window of Brevinematales bacterium genomic DNA:
AAATATAGTAACCGTACTAACATATCTAAAAAATTTTCTCTTTAGATCTAAACTTTATAGTTTTAAGCTCCTTGTAGTTGAATAAAAAATTTATAACCTTACATAATTTACCGAGTAAGGAGGTAATGTATGGATCCTATGATTCCTGAAATAATGGATAGATTAAGAAATATCATCAATGAAACTCAAATACTTGAAAACCAAGTTCAAAGACTAAAGGACATAGTAGTAAGCTCTGAACATGAACTTCTGAAGATAAAGGAAGGTGTACTTGAAGGTTTCCATTACATAAACTCAAAGGTAAACAATCTTGAAAAAGTGATTATGGAGATAAATTCAAAAGTTGATAAGCTTTTAGAGAAAAAATGAACATAATTATAGTATCAGGTGGTACTGGAGGACATATATCTCCAGGTATATCTCTATATAACTCATTAAAGCAAAAGGGACATAATGTTATTTTCATAACAAACTCTCATGCTCTTAAATTTCCTATAGTTGGAAAAAATGTAAATAAAAATGATATTATTACAATATCAATATCCAAAGGTTTATCAAAAAATCTTATAAGAAATCTTGTTGTATTCTGGGAATTCATAATATCTCTTTTTGAGGCCATAAAAGTCATAATATCTACCAAAACTGATCTTATTTTACTTACAGGTGGATATGTTTCAGGTCCTGTAGGAATAGCAGGTATTATTACTGGAAAACCTATAATTGTATTTGAGCAAAACTCAGTAATGGGCATAACAAACAAAATATTATCAATATTCGCAAAAAAAGTTATACTAACATTCCCTCTTAACAAAGTTAAAAAATACAGAAAAAACTTCGAAAGGATAGGAAACCCTATAAGATACTCCGAAGAAGATATAATATTCAAGAATTACGCCAAGAATACCTTTGGTTTCAATGGAGAAGACAAAGTAGTAGGAATAATATTAGGAAGCCAAGGAGCAAAAAGAGTAAATGAAATAATATCAGAAAACATTAAGAAACTTACAGAGATGTATAAAGTTATATGGATAACTGGGAATGATTACTATGAAGATATATCAAGCAAATTCAGTTCTATACCAAATCTAAAGTTATTCCCATTTATGACAGATGTAAACATATTTTTCAGCGCAGTTGATGTCGTAATAACAAGAGGTGGAGCAAGTACTCTTTCCGAAATTGCATTCTTTGGAGTTCCTCCTATAATAATTCCTTTTCCATATGCTGCTAACAACCATCAATACTACAATGGATTATTCTTCGAATCAAGGGGAGCTGGCATAGTAATAGAAGAAAGAGAATTAACATACCAAAAACTTATCGAAGCCTTAGAATTAGTTTTCAAAAACTACGACATATTCAAAACAAATGTAAAAAAACTGTTTCCACCAAAAACCACAGAAACAATAGTATCCACAGTACTCCAGTTAATCTCAAATTAAACTACATCATTCAACTTTAAAAACTTACAGTAGTATTAACGAAAGACAAAACTTACTTTAAATTTTATTGCAACCCACAAATAAATATGGTTTACTGAATACTACCAAACTCTAAAGGGAATCAACTAGCTAACTTTAAGTCCATATTTTATCATTGCTTCTTTCAATTTCTGGACATTAGATTCAGATAATTCAGTAAGAGGTAATCTTAAACTACCATCTTTTATGATACCTACTAACTCCATAGCTTTCTTAATGGGTATAGGATTCGTCTCTAAGAACAGTACTCGATTTAGTATTTGTAGTTTTCTGTCAATTTCTTCTGCTTTTTTTACATCCCCTTTTAAATACGAATTTATCATATCTGAAACATCTCTTGGTACTAAGTTTGCGGTAACCGATATCGCACCTACTCCACCTATCTTGAGTATAGGCAAATTTATACTATCATCTCCTGATATAAGAGCGAAATCTGGCTTACCAACAAACTCAAGAATGTCCATACATTGTTTTATATTACCTGATGCTTCTTTTACCCCTATCACATTAGGATTTTTCTTAACTATTTCAGCTAACGTTTGAGGCTCAATGTTTATTACAGTTCTACTAGGTACATTATAGGCTATTATTGGAAAACCTCCTGTCTTTTTTGACACTTCCGTAAAATGCTCAACAAGTCCTCTTTGAGTCGGTTTATTGTAATATGGTGCTATAACAAGTGCAGCATCTGCTTTAGCCTTCTTTGCTTCATTAGTAAAGTAAATAGTTTCATTTGTTGAGTTAGTCCCAGTCCCAGCAACAATAGGTATCCTACCATTAGCTTTTTTAACAACAAACTCTATAACCTTTACATGTTCATCGTAACTTAATGTCGGAGATTCTCCTGTAGTTCCACAAGCAACTATTACGTCAGTTTTATTCTCTATGTGAAATTCAACAAGGTATTCAAGAGTCTCCCAATCTACTTCATTTCCTTTCTTGAATGGTGTTATAAGAGCAACCATTGATCCCTTAAACATAAACACCTCCACTTCTCTAAAAATGTTAAATTATATACATTATACAATTCCAATATAAGTCTTGAAAACCAATAAAATCAAAAGCTATTAATAATCCCGATACACACAAAAGTATTCTTACAAATCCCTAATAAAGAGTATCAAAGACATACAATCATATTCACCATTGCATTAAAAATAAAATATCTCTATTAAAAAGATACCTAAAACTACTCTTTCAAAAAATTACCATAGTAAAATATTTCGATATCATACTCTTCTATTTGGTTGTTCCAATCATCGTACACTATTGAATATATATTTTCATAAGAATTTCTGATTTGAAAAGTATCCTTATAATAACTACTTAGGTGCTCATAAACATCGAAAATGTACAAATTTAACTTATCAGTCCCAGATACCGTGGGAAATAAATTTTGAAAGAACCAACTATAAACTAAACATCCAAAAATCACAACAACTATAGAAAACACAACGAATGATAGTAACCCAAATCCCCTACAAATTAGTTTAAAACTAAACCTCAATCTAACGTTCTCAAAAGAAATTCCTCGATTAGGCAACTTAACTTCCGTCAATAATTTGTATTTTTGATCTTGTATACTCTTTATACCTTTTAAAAATCTACTAACTCTGTGTAAATAAATATCACAATATTTACAATTTACTACATGCTCTAATATCTCCCCATCAAGCTCAGTACCATCAAGTAAATTCAAAAATATTTTCTCGTGAATCACTTTATGTTTCATCAATTTCTCCTATTATTTTTCTGATCTTGTCTCTTGCCCTAAAAAGTCTAATCTTACAATTATTTTCAGAAATACCTAGTATCTCAGAAATCTCTTTCAAACTTCTTCTATCAATATAAAACATCGTAAAAACATCTCTATATCTTTTTGGTAGTTTATTTACCACTTCCAAAGCAAATTCTAAATCTTTATCTTCACACAGAGATTCTTGGTACGGAATATCTCCATCAAGCTCGACAAAAAGTCTTTTCTGCTTTTTAATATTATTCATATAAGATCTCAACACATTTCTAGCTATACTAAATATCCAGTTTCTAACCTTATTCTTATCTCTCAGAGAGTACCTATATTGCCATGCAAGTAGAAAAGTTTTATTTACAAGTTCTTCAACATCATTATATTTTACACCATTCGACAAAAAGTATCCTATAGTCATACCTTTAACTTCCTCAAAGATCTCTTCAAAAAATTCTTTTTCATCCATTTTTCATATGATACTAAAAAGACAAATAGGTTACAAAATTACATTGTGATAATGTCACTTGATATTTACAAAGTAGAATATTTATATTTACTGCAAAGTACTATATGAGCAATAGAGGAGTAGGAATTGTCATAGGAACTAAAGAAGCAACTCCTTTTGAATTTTGGTTTCAAGTACATGACAGGGAAATTGTAAAAGTTGACGATATAGTGATCGTTGAAAATAAAAAAGAAGAAGGAAATCAAACTATTACTATTAAATTTTACGGAATAGTTGTAAACATAATAAAAGGATTTGAAGGAGTAGAATTCCATAGTTGGAATTCTAAGACAGCTGAAGGAGTAATACCCTACGTACTTTACCATCTAGCACACGTAAAGATAACCAGAATTATACCAGATAACTATGATATACCTCCAGATCCCGGAAGTGAAGTTACTCTGATCACAAATCAAGAAGAAACAAATATAGCCACTAATATGGACAAAAAACAGAATTTGGTACCAGCAGGAATACTAAGAAACGGTAGTATAGCATACATAAACTGGGATTTTATAAGTGGTAAAAATGGAGCTCATATATCAATATCTGGTATTTCTGGAATTGCCACTAAAACATCTTATGCTTTGTTCTTAATACACTCCATACTGTATTCCCAAAAACTAAAAGTAAACAAGCATAATCTACGCTTTATAGTCTTTAGTGTAAAAGGTGAAGATTTGTTGCATATAGACAAAAGAAATACAGAATTCTCTGCAGAAAGAAATCTAGAAAACTATTATAGAATAATGGAAATTGAATTAACACCATTCAAGGAAGAAGATACCAACTTTTACCTACCTCTCAAAGAATATAACGAAAAAACAAATGAATTTAAACCCTACACGCACGAAAGAATAGATAACTATCAATCTGAAAACAGTAATACAAAAATATATTGCTGGTCAATAGAAGATTTCTTGAAAGAAGAATTAGTAAAGTATATGTTTGATCCAGAGGATAGAGAAGATGATAATTTTATCTTCATCTTGAATCACTTCTCCAGAAACCTAAGAGAACATGCCAGAATAGGTAACTCTTCAAAAAGCTATTTCGAAATAAGATCAAATAATCTCACTTTTGAAATAGACTCATTATATAGTAACCAAAAAATAACTCTACAAGATCTCGAGAAAAAAGATATTAAAACGTCACTATCAGCCCTTTTGGAGTTTGTAGTATCATATCATAATATAGAAGAAGGATTAAGAGAATTATATAGAATCTTTATACCAGAAAAAGCACCCCAACAAAGTGTTAACAAATTTATTAGAAGATTTTTAGTAAGTGCAAAAGAGATTAACTCCTTGATAACTAGGAATCAAACAAAGCGAATAGAATGGCAAGAAAAAAAAGTATCAGTCGTAAGTATATCTGACAAATTCCTAAGTTTCAGAGCACAAAGATTTGTTGTAGGTAGTCTTTTATCAGAAATATATTACAAAAAACAAGAAACTCCCTACACCGTTTTTATTATGATTGACGAATTAAACAAGTATGCCCCATCAACAGGTTACAGTCCTATCAAAGAAATCCTACTTGACATATCAGAAAGAGGTAGAAGCTTAGGAATAATTCTTATAGGAGCACAACAAATGTTAAGTCAAGTCGATCCAAGAATCATAGTAAACTCAAGTATAAAGATAAACGGTAGACTTGATCCAGGAGAGGCCGAAAACAAGTTCTATAACTATTTACCAAGAGAGTATAAAGAAAAATCCAAAAATATAAGTAGTGGAACCATGATAATACACCAACCAGACATTAGTGTACCACTAGTAGTACAATTCCCTAAACCGCCATACGCAACAAGAAAAGAAGAAGCAGAACTAACCCAAAATTTATCATTATCCCAGTATATAGGAATAAACAGTGAATAAAAAAGATCTAAGAAGGGAATTAATTTCAAAAAGAAATAGTTTGTCAATACATAACCAAATTAAACTATCAATCGAAATATCCAAAAAACTTATTTCCTTAGAAGAATGGATAATATCTAAGTGTGTTATGATATATCTATCAATTAACTCAGAAGTTATGACACTACACATCATGACCAAAATTATTGAAAGCAATAAGATTTTAATCTTACCAAAAGTTTATGAAAACAATCTCATCACCATAGAAGTAAATAGAAATTTTAAGATTAAAAGTGGATACAAAGGAATTCTTGAACCTATCGAAGGTAAACCATTTGAAGGATACATAGATCTAGCAATAATACCTTTAGTAGGGTTCAATCAAAACTGTTTTAGAATAGGATATGGTGGTGGATTTTATGATAGATTTTTGGCTACAAACTATCACAGAATCAAATACAAAGTAGGCCTAGCATACGAGTGCCAAAAAGCAGAAAATATAACCAAAGAAAACCACGATGTTCCATTATCAGCTATTATAACCGAAAAAAACATATATAGATGCTACTAGGGCGATATAATCCTTATTATACTCTTAATTGTATAAACAATAACAAAAAATAGTATACCACCTATAACAAGAATTTTTGTTAACCTATCCATACGTTATAATTTAAACCTAAATCCACGTAGTTTCAACTATTAGACTAATTATATAACCAACAAAAGAAAAAAGTTTATTAAACACTTATTCCACTCAAGTAAAAATCCTCTTATCCAAAATTCAACTCAATCCACATTTTTCTGAAAGTAAGATAGAATCTTAGTTTTGCTACATAATATAAGTATTCATAGAACGCTAACTATAAACACATAAACACCAAGCATCAAAGAATAAATCAAACACACAGGTAATGTTGACGAAATAATCTGTTTTTCATATCCGTACATGCCTATAGCAGATGTTGCTACTGCTATACTCTGAGGTGATATCATCTTACCTGCTGTTGCTCCTGAGGTATTTGAAGATACAATCCATTGTACATCAAACCCCAAGTTTTTAGCGGTTTCCTTCTGCAAAATACCAAAAAGTATATTAGAACTTGTATCACTACCCGTAAGGAACGTACCTATAGCACCTACAAGTGGTGAAAATAAAGGATAAAAGTTACCAGAAACACCAGAAATCAAAAGTGCTGTACTAATTATCATACCAGTATTACCCATAACTTTAGCCAATATAACGATGCTTACTATCGTTAAAGCACTCCATTTTATCTTATCAAGCGTTTCCAAGATAGTAGATGTAATATCTTTTATTTTCGCCCCTTGTATAAAAGCACCCAACACAGAAGATACAAAAAGCAATGTACCCGGCGTAGTTAGATACTCTATCTTAATCGTTTTCTCAAAAAATGCAAATGTAATTACAAAAGGATACTTACTCAAAGGATCAACTAGTATAACTCTAGTTACAATTATTAACACTAGAAGTATAACATAATTAATTATTGGCACAAACATATCCTTAAGTAAAGGGTTAGGTTTTTTAACGTGTTTTGTTATTATGACTGATAACAGTGCTACAGAACTACCTAAAACTGCTACTAGTTCAGGTCCTATGAAAAACGCTACCAAAGTTTGTGTAACCGCAAAAACTAGACCAATTAATATAGCATCATTTACTGATTTTGAAATTCCCTTAAATCCATTGTTAGATATAATTGCTATTAAAACAGGTATAAATATAGAAAAAGGCAACAACTGTAACGCAACATATTTTGTTATTAAACTAAGTGGTTCTTTAGTTAAATTACTAAGCACTATAACAGGTAAACCCAGGGCTCCGAAAGCAACAGGAACAGAATTTGCTATCAGAGATATCACAGCTGCTTTTACAGGATTAAATCCTAACGAAACTAGCATTCCCGTAGGTATTGCTACAGCAGTACCAAATCCAGCAACACTTTCAAGAAATCCACCAAAACAGAAAGCTATTAGTATTGCTTGAACATTTTTATCTTCAGTAATATTATTCAAAAAAATTTTTATTTTCTCAATAACTCCAGTTTTTATACCAATGAAATATGTAAAGACTGCCGAAAATATAACCCACATTATAGGAATTATAGCCAGAACAAAACCATCTACAAGTGACACTATCAAAACTTCATACTTGGTATTCCATAAAAATGATAACAACACTGTAACAATTAGAACAATAGAAGTAACCCAATACATTTTAATTTTTGTTTTCAAAATACCTATCGCAAGAAGTATAAAGGGCACCAAACTCAAAAGCCCCAAAACTGTACTGTCCATAAATTTGTCTCCTGAAAAATTTCTAGATATTTTTACAGTTTAATAGACTATTTTTCTAGATAACGATTTATATAAATAAACCTAGAAAACATTCTCCCCTAGATAAGCCAGGAGCAACAAAAGACCCGCGTAGTAACTATTTTCCATAAAACCAGTAACAACACCTATTGCAATATCAGAAAGGTAAGATCTATTTCTAAATTTTTCTCGCTTGTATACATTAGATAGATGTACTTCGACAAACGGTATATTAACAGAAAGAATGGCATCCCTAATAGCTATAGATGTATGAGTATAAGCACCAGCATTTATTATCATACCAGACGCTGAAATACCTTCCTTTTGAATAAAACTTATTATTTCACCCTCAGAATTTGACTGGAAGTGTAAAATTTCATAA
This region includes:
- the dapA gene encoding 4-hydroxy-tetrahydrodipicolinate synthase, producing MFKGSMVALITPFKKGNEVDWETLEYLVEFHIENKTDVIVACGTTGESPTLSYDEHVKVIEFVVKKANGRIPIVAGTGTNSTNETIYFTNEAKKAKADAALVIAPYYNKPTQRGLVEHFTEVSKKTGGFPIIAYNVPSRTVINIEPQTLAEIVKKNPNVIGVKEASGNIKQCMDILEFVGKPDFALISGDDSINLPILKIGGVGAISVTANLVPRDVSDMINSYLKGDVKKAEEIDRKLQILNRVLFLETNPIPIKKAMELVGIIKDGSLRLPLTELSESNVQKLKEAMIKYGLKVS
- a CDS encoding L-lactate permease gives rise to the protein MDSTVLGLLSLVPFILLAIGILKTKIKMYWVTSIVLIVTVLLSFLWNTKYEVLIVSLVDGFVLAIIPIMWVIFSAVFTYFIGIKTGVIEKIKIFLNNITEDKNVQAILIAFCFGGFLESVAGFGTAVAIPTGMLVSLGFNPVKAAVISLIANSVPVAFGALGLPVIVLSNLTKEPLSLITKYVALQLLPFSIFIPVLIAIISNNGFKGISKSVNDAILIGLVFAVTQTLVAFFIGPELVAVLGSSVALLSVIITKHVKKPNPLLKDMFVPIINYVILLVLIIVTRVILVDPLSKYPFVITFAFFEKTIKIEYLTTPGTLLFVSSVLGAFIQGAKIKDITSTILETLDKIKWSALTIVSIVILAKVMGNTGMIISTALLISGVSGNFYPLFSPLVGAIGTFLTGSDTSSNILFGILQKETAKNLGFDVQWIVSSNTSGATAGKMISPQSIAVATSAIGMYGYEKQIISSTLPVCLIYSLMLGVYVFIVSVL
- a CDS encoding ATP-binding protein; protein product: MSNRGVGIVIGTKEATPFEFWFQVHDREIVKVDDIVIVENKKEEGNQTITIKFYGIVVNIIKGFEGVEFHSWNSKTAEGVIPYVLYHLAHVKITRIIPDNYDIPPDPGSEVTLITNQEETNIATNMDKKQNLVPAGILRNGSIAYINWDFISGKNGAHISISGISGIATKTSYALFLIHSILYSQKLKVNKHNLRFIVFSVKGEDLLHIDKRNTEFSAERNLENYYRIMEIELTPFKEEDTNFYLPLKEYNEKTNEFKPYTHERIDNYQSENSNTKIYCWSIEDFLKEELVKYMFDPEDREDDNFIFILNHFSRNLREHARIGNSSKSYFEIRSNNLTFEIDSLYSNQKITLQDLEKKDIKTSLSALLEFVVSYHNIEEGLRELYRIFIPEKAPQQSVNKFIRRFLVSAKEINSLITRNQTKRIEWQEKKVSVVSISDKFLSFRAQRFVVGSLLSEIYYKKQETPYTVFIMIDELNKYAPSTGYSPIKEILLDISERGRSLGIILIGAQQMLSQVDPRIIVNSSIKINGRLDPGEAENKFYNYLPREYKEKSKNISSGTMIIHQPDISVPLVVQFPKPPYATRKEEAELTQNLSLSQYIGINSE
- a CDS encoding UDP-N-acetylglucosamine--N-acetylmuramyl-(pentapeptide) pyrophosphoryl-undecaprenol N-acetylglucosamine transferase, with the translated sequence MNIIIVSGGTGGHISPGISLYNSLKQKGHNVIFITNSHALKFPIVGKNVNKNDIITISISKGLSKNLIRNLVVFWEFIISLFEAIKVIISTKTDLILLTGGYVSGPVGIAGIITGKPIIVFEQNSVMGITNKILSIFAKKVILTFPLNKVKKYRKNFERIGNPIRYSEEDIIFKNYAKNTFGFNGEDKVVGIILGSQGAKRVNEIISENIKKLTEMYKVIWITGNDYYEDISSKFSSIPNLKLFPFMTDVNIFFSAVDVVITRGGASTLSEIAFFGVPPIIIPFPYAANNHQYYNGLFFESRGAGIVIEERELTYQKLIEALELVFKNYDIFKTNVKKLFPPKTTETIVSTVLQLISN
- the aroQ gene encoding type II 3-dehydroquinate dehydratase gives rise to the protein MKKILVVNGPNLNMLGVREPDKYGIKNLESIIDKIKGIANSYGYEILHFQSNSEGEIISFIQKEGISASGMIINAGAYTHTSIAIRDAILSVNIPFVEVHLSNVYKREKFRNRSYLSDIAIGVVTGFMENSYYAGLLLLLAYLGENVF
- a CDS encoding RNA polymerase sigma factor encodes the protein MDEKEFFEEIFEEVKGMTIGYFLSNGVKYNDVEELVNKTFLLAWQYRYSLRDKNKVRNWIFSIARNVLRSYMNNIKKQKRLFVELDGDIPYQESLCEDKDLEFALEVVNKLPKRYRDVFTMFYIDRRSLKEISEILGISENNCKIRLFRARDKIRKIIGEIDET
- a CDS encoding 5-formyltetrahydrofolate cyclo-ligase, which translates into the protein MNKKDLRRELISKRNSLSIHNQIKLSIEISKKLISLEEWIISKCVMIYLSINSEVMTLHIMTKIIESNKILILPKVYENNLITIEVNRNFKIKSGYKGILEPIEGKPFEGYIDLAIIPLVGFNQNCFRIGYGGGFYDRFLATNYHRIKYKVGLAYECQKAENITKENHDVPLSAIITEKNIYRCY